In Candida albicans SC5314 chromosome 4, complete sequence, the genomic window AATTGATGCAGCGTCAGTACGTACAATTGGTGTACCCAATGCACCAATCCCACCATAAGTGTTAGAATGAGAATCTGAGGCAACCGTTAAGTTCAATGGGAAAGCATAACCTTCTTCAATCATGATTTGGTGCCCAATACCTCTACCAGCTGGGTAAAAGTCGATTCCCTGAGATTTggcaaatttttcaatatttgtaTATTTGGTTAAGTTTTGTTCCAGTTTATTCTGTACATCATGATCCAATGTACACACAATTTGTCTGTTGTCTTTCACTTTAGATGCTCCTAAATTCATAAATTTGGTGGCTACCGGCCATGAATTATCGTGGGACATACAATGAGCCGGTTTGATGGTGACATAATCACCACTGTACACTTTTTTACTCAGTGGTTGCAATCCAACAGCATatttttgaacaattttttcagTTAAATTTTGTCCACGCAATAGGTGAGTCGTAGTAGAAAATGACCTAAATCGTAACATCATAGTATGGCTTAATGTTAATGCAATGGTgttctatttctttctagaaaagaaaacttaggatagaatgaaaaaataaatgttaaaaaaaaaaagagacaGAGAGAGAAACTTTCACTGGTTGTGGTTGGTTGATTGATAGATGATATTATCACCTAAATGGGGTAAGGTCCTAATTAGATAACAAGCAATTGTGGgaaccaaaaaagaaaaaaaaaaattttcaagtATTTTGTGTCTCCTGTATCGGTCCGCGCGCCGTGAATGAGTCAGTAATTTTAACTTGAACTTTATTGGTGCGCTTGTAAAAGTCGAGATCTATGCTTCTTGAACCCTCAAATCAAAGTCAACTGAATATGTTTGAGTAAttttaataacaatagcTGTCTCTGTATGCGATTACCACTTTTGCAGCCAAGATTATTGAGTAAGTAATCTATTATCAGGTTATACTTTGTCACGTGATCTTGTCttatataattgattttgtttgtcTTTGTCAATTCTAGTAAACTCCAGACATCAATGATAGTGTTAATGTTTAGTTGCATACTTTAGTGCAAAGGAAATAAAAACTAACATTTACTTTAACGTTCTAGAGTATATAGATTGGATTTATAGATATAGCTGTATCTGTTGGCATGAATGGTCATAAATTACTCTCGTAAGAGTTGATTACATTTaagaatcaaataaaaaactgATTCTCAACCGTAATTTTTTGGTCGAATATTCTgcaaaataaagaataaaaagCAAGGAGCAAAAGCATGGTGTTCAATTACCCAGGTAAACTATTACACAAAACAATGTCCAGTTGCCATTACCATCACCTACTAATACGTTGTGTTAAGAGTTTTAGTTTGAATTACCTATAACAAAGCTCTAGTTTATTCTTCCTTATCAAGTTCTGTACAATTCTACCAGATCTCGAATGCTATTAGTATTCCAATTTATGCTCTCGGTATAGATTCTTgattaaaagaagaatagCTATGTCGTTGAAATGACTAGTGTGAAATAGAAAGAATAACATCAGTCTTGTCAGAATGCTTTGTTCAAGAGCATTCGTTTGAGGAAATTAGCTGGGctcaataatttgaatgtGGCGCCGGAGTTTATGTTTTGTCGCCTCGCTGCGTTTAAAGTTGCCTGACTGCATATTCACTTCtaggagaaaaaaaaataaaatacaGTCCAAACCACACTACGTTTTAGTGGAAAAACAAGGAGCACCTAGCGAGCACAAGTTGAGTAGAGTGTCACTAAATACTTTTTTGAATGCCAAAagctaaaaaaaaaaattcttgcTGCTCTCATACATAACTTTCAACTAGAACTtcataaataaatcaaccacaaccaaGACTCtctttgaaattaaaagaataaaacgatattattaacaaatagtttttgtttgaacTCATTCTAAAAATGGCAAGGTTAAGACGTGTACGGGGACCCAAACTTTCGACAGACAAGGTTTCAATAGTTCATGAAATGGGTCGAAAGTACAAGCATGCAAAGATTTTGGTTACAATACGTTTGGATCCAACACGGTTAAAAAGTATATCAAGAAGCCCATCAAACGGTACAGAAATGGAGAATTCAAATGAAACAACCAACGAAAAAGATTCGAATGCAGAGACATTGCCACCGATGTCTTCTGGATTATCAGAAACAGCAACACCAAAGAATAATGATGCTGGAGAAGACATTTCCGATAGCGAAATTAGCTCTATGGATAACGAGCTAATGGATTTTTTAACTGAGCATTCAGTATTGGTGACTCCAGGCCGACCTTTAATACCAAATCAACCAGAAACAGCACCTACAACCGAAAAGAACCAGGAAAAGAAACCTTCCGGAAAACTATCATCTGTGCTGCCCAAAAAGCAACCAAACTCTTCCATCCCAGACAGTCCATCTGTAGATGAGACATATAAGATACTACCGAGAAATGTTTCCCCAATTGTGAGAAACGAGCTACATTctattgaagatgaatttgCCCCTGTAGATCGGATGGTGTTTTCCCTAAGGGATCCTTTGGGAGGTGGCCGAATAAATCTACCAGTTAAGTCAACCTCATGCATACATTTTCAATGCTTTGATTATGAAAACTTTTGTCTATTTAATAAGATTAGTACTGCTACTAAAGAGATAACCAGAAGAAATCTTGTACAACTGAATCGTGCATATCTTGCCCGAATCCAACAGCAAGtcaatcaacaaccaacaGTGAGTAGCTCATTTCCATTTTCGTCACAAAACTCACAATTCCCAAACCCAACCAGTAATCCCAATGTTTCGAATAAGCTACCTGTTGCCTTACCAGGAAACAACGGAACTCATAACTACTTGGTACTACCAACATTTCATTCAAATTTCACCTTAAACAACCgtataaataataacaacattTACAATAGCAATTCTGGGCATAGTAGTCAATCTGGTGAAATTACTAGTTTGTATAACAGATTGGGCGAACCTTATATAAAGGTTATCAATAATCCAAAGCCCGAACATAGTAGTCGATTTGTAACTCCTTGTCACAAATTTCCCATGTACAAATGCCCAATTTGCGATACCCAGTTCCCATTAAGCGAATTGTGCATAAGTGATGgattcaattatttcattCGTGCTACTCCCAAGGAAATAGACCGtgttgaattattaattggATTGGATAAATACCGcttaattgatgataatcGGAAAACACCAGCACCAACAGGGGAGAAAAAGGAACAGTCTGCCGAAGTGATTGTGCTCACATCTGATGAAGAGGATGAAGATGACCGAAATCCAGTGGTGCTGCAAACCCCAGTCAAGACAAAAAAGcgttttaatttttatgAAAGAGCTCAAGAATTGTTGCATCAAGAAACGGATAACGAGATTCATTATGGTGATGGTGAAAGTTGGGATGATCCAATAGTTCTCGATTAGTATGTAGATTCATAGACAGGTGCTATTAATGTACACCAAGAAGTGGTAAATAATTACAATTGCTCACAGACATTCTTCGAATCTTTGCTTTGTTGCAGTATTTTGCGGACGAAtgagttgttgttgttgttgttgttgttgttgttgttgttgttgttttcgGACCCCTGGTACTAGAAATTCTAGGCAAGGCggaacaataaaaaaaaaaataaatctaaCAACACcactttcttttctctaATTTTCTTATACTTTAACAACATAATACCAACAATTATCATGTCTGAACTTTCCAAATTAAATGAGGCTAAAGCAAAAGTGGCTGAATTGGAAGCTTTAGTCAAAAAACAGGCCAGCGTAATGGTTCAAGCGAGACAAAAGTTAGTTGACGTTGAATTGAGAAATAAGAAAAACCAAGCTGCTCAGAATATCAATCAACAACCTGCATTGGATTTAACCGATTATGTGAACAACGATgatattgttcaattggTCACAGAATTACAAACCCAATTGGATGCTTTAGAGGCTAGAACTATGCGTCGAACTTACAATGCAACCGTTCAAGGAGACGACGAAAAGTTGGCACCTATTACAAATAAAGATGGCGATTTGCCCGACTTTGCATTACCTGTCACTTTGAAAGAGTTTAAGCTGttggaaaaaattgatttgataagATTAGGAGTGTTTTATGAGATCATATTGCCAGATGGAGAAGAAATAGACCATGCTTTGCAACAGACTAATAGTAAAGAAGCAATTTTAGATattaacaaaaagaaagatattATAGAATTAAGCAAAAATTTCGATGAAGATCAAGCTAATGAAATATACGATGAGTTAGCTAGATATTTTGGAATAAAACATAGAAGAAATAGTGATGGCTGGTAGAGTTTTGCTTGGGATACCTGAAAGGAATATGATTCATAGATTTGTATATTGAAATGTATGCACGACTTGTTTATCGGTATAAGATTTGACATAGTATACTTCACTTTCGCTCTACTATGAGagttttcttcttttttttttttgacgTGTTCGAAGtagaaatttttcaatagcTCCActccaaagaaaaaaaaaagctttGAACTGAAATGGGAACCACCAAATAGAAATCaccactttttttttctatttttatcaaGTATCCCCAAAACAGGCtaatcaataaatcaaagaaCGCAAAGATGGCAGAAGAAACCGTGACTCCTGAACCGGaaattgtaaaaatttCTGTTTTCACTCCATTGATTTATGTGGGTGTGGTATTGTCGATATTCATCACATTTTCGATCATATACAGAAAGAGACGATTACAATCATTGACCAAAGTGGAACCACTTTTCAAGGAGAATTACACTGCTGTTTTGTACCAACACTTAAAGGATCAATATACTAATAAAGATTTGCCTAAAGATCAGAGACCTCATGAAAAAGTAATGAAGGCAGCATTGTTGAGACGTGCAGTTGAGGCCATTAGAAGGTCGATGAAgttgaaagaaaatgaaccggtgtttaataaattgtatCAAAATGGATTAATTGGTGATGacattttcaaacaatatcaaatccaaataaAATTCCAGGAGTTGGAATTGAAAGATATTGTTACTGAATGTGAAACTTATAAAAAAGGCTGGGTTCAAACATTTTTCCCATTGGCACAGGAAATATGTTTCAATGAAGCATTGAGAAGAAGATTGAAAGCACTGGATGATAGAGCAGAAACATTTAGTAAATTATGGGAAACATACGCTGATAAGTCTGAAAAATCTTTAGAATCAGCAAAGAAAGTTGAATCAAAGAAAACTGTGGAGGCAGTGAAAGCCGAAGAGACAAAGGATAAGGTAGCAGAAATTAGTGAAAAGGTTGAAGATGTcaaggaagaaaaagaacaagaacaagaagcTGACGAAAAGCACCAAGGCGGCGATAATgattcttcaaaatcaaagaaaaagaaaaagaataacaaggcaaagaaaaactagtaaaaaaaatattcttctttaCTTATAAAATATactaatatatatatatatatttaaataCATAGAAACTGTATTTTTTTGAGGAGATATTTGTATCTTGTGAAGGTGATATCTTGCGAGAAAGcatgataataatatcatcatttCCCCATGAAATTCTTCAAACGGgagttaattttttcaattattttcttcactTCCTGGCGATCAGATTCTTCAAGATCTTCAAGTATTGCCAAAAGCATATATATACTTGTGACATATGAGCATTCTATATCTGTGCTATTGCGAAGAAGTTCCTTAAGTGCAGTTTCCCTAGCGATTCCAAGAGCAGCAGCAAAAATTGCCTGTTGCACTCTTGTTGTTCCATTAGGCTCGTTATCTTCTATTGTTTCTTCAGCAGTAAAATCACTTTTACTTTTCAAAAACTCTAATCTTTCAAGGGAAATATTATACTTTTCTCTGATCCATTGCACtatttgattaattctAACTGTCGTTTCAAAGCTAGGTCTTTCGCCATGAACAGCatcatatttttcaaaccaCCATTGACCAGCAATATCCATGGCTCTTCCCAACAAACTCAACGTCTTAATATATAATCCTATTCCCTCTTGACTGATCATATGAATAATCTTAGGAGGCAACATCTCGGTGTCATCCTCTATCCCGTCTGAAGATGGCGGACTGGGAATAATCTGACTGAATTTGACATCAGCATACAAATTCACAGCATTAGCAATGTTTGCAATTAACTCTAGCTTGTCTAGTATTTGTTCGTCTAAATTGGAAACACTCcctaaatcaaattcagtACCCGGTTCACCTATAGTGGCTAGATTGAGTTTCTGTAAAAGGACGTGATTATTGGTAGAAGGAATGACAGTTGAAAAAGACGATGCATCATTGTTACTAGTAGACGAGTCATCATCTTCGGCTATAGCTGATACATTGGAATGCAGACTGTTGGTAGTCAACCCAAACAATCGATTCGAAGCTAACCCAATTGCCTTTGTTAAAGCATTGGTCGGCGAGAGTGAAAGCGAAATTCGTCTTTCAGAAAAACTAGGACGTTTTTGACTGCCACTCAGTGACGACCTGCGGTACAGTGCTGTTTCCGTTTGCTGTTGCAGTGACGCCAATCTATTGGTCTGGTCTACATCCAGATTCTTGCGTGAGTTTGGAATGGCATCTGCTCCAGCTCCAGCGTGTGCCAATTCGTCTGCGAGTGCATTAACTTCAACTGCCCTTttctcaacaacaacataatctttttctaaattcaTATCATCcttttttaaattaaattctGACGAGTTTCGTGCAATGGAAAGGGCAAAATCGTCTGGTACAGGACTCGTAATTTTTGTCATTTGCTGTACTACATTGTCTTGACGTGGGGTTGcagtagtagcagtagtGGGTGATGGGCTTCTAACAACTGAATCATTCTTCTTTTGCTCTTTGAAAAACTGTGATCGCTCGGCAGGAGCTATGGGACTGATATATTCACtgataaacaaattctCATCCATTTGAGAGGTTTCGAGAGGCTGATCATTATCATCCAAGTCACAGGTTATTAATGAGTCATTGAAAAACTCGTTGAAAGAAATCCGCTCAGTTGGGTTGTATTTCAACAATGACctaatcaattgtttcaaagGTTCAGGTACCTGAGCTGCCGAAggaaatttgattttatcgTTTGCCTTCTCAAtgtttttcaacaattctaTGTGGTTTCCTGCCTTGAAAGGCGGTTTCCCCACTGTCATTTCGTATAGGACAGCACCAACCGACCACAAATCTGCCTTGGcgttatatttttcatatcGCAAAATCTCTGGAGCCATGTAAAGGGGAGACCCACACAAAGTCTCTGCCATTGAGGTTGAGGGCAAGAAACGAGCGAATCCAAAATCAgctattttcaatattggcAATTCCCACATACCAACAAACTCGCCATCAATGAATTCCTGCTTTGAATGAACTGGCGGGCACAAGAGCAAGTTTTGTGGTTTAATGTCTCGATGTACTAAACTCTTGTCTCTTAAAAATTGAAGTGCAGACGAGAGCTGTCTCAAAAAATGGAGAACCAAAACTTCATTTAACCCGTGAGACCCTTCTGGTGACGGATAGCAATGCAACAAACTTGAGATTACTGGATGTGACTTCACCAAATTATTCCTTCGTCTAATGAAATATGACAAATCGCCCATGGAACAATAATCCATCACTAGATGGAAGTAGCTTGTTGTTTGCTTATAATCTAATAGACCCACTATGTGAGGATGtttcattgatttcaatatctggatttcaatttctaaGTTTTCTAGTAGTTTTTTCGATTTTAATTTGGACCGATACACGGACTTGATAGCCACAGCTTTATTATTGGTTGTATCGATACATTTATAAACCGTGGCAAATGACCCTTTACCAATTTCTGGACCAATCTTGTAGACACCTATATActccaattttttattcGCATTATTGCTGCTGCTTCCAGATTGTGTGGAAGCTGTCAAAGCAGTGTCAGTGGTGGTGGCTACTGAGTTAGGTGCCACATTATTGGTATTTTGGGCATCACCTGAACGTCTTTGAGCTGTAGGGTTCGACTGAGGTATCATGTTGAATAGACAGGAGATTTATTGAGAAGGGAGTACTTGTTGAATGTATGTCTATATCTATAAGGACAAAGTAATACTTGGTTGTGGAGTGGTGTATACTTTACTAAATCTGCTAATCTTATtaaaataatgataaattaaaaaaaaattgtggATTTGCTGTTGATAAGTGATACGCCGTGGTTGATGATTAACTAGTTTAATAACCAagttaaaatcaaatcaaaaggAGATTATTAAATGGTGTTGGCGTGATTGAGTTGTATATGTGTAAAACAAGGAGAGCGTGGAGTTAAGACAAAAAGagttattattactaataaaaacaaaaacaaagacTTCTCttaaaagaatcaaaaaaaaaaaaaaaataaaaattgtgTGAGTATTGAtaagaagaatttttttacaaCTTATTTTCTGGAGGCGGTGGGAGGAGGAGAGGAGGGGGGAGAAGATCATTCATTGTTAATAAAAGTAGTATGATCCCACCCCTTCCCAATCATTGATGTAGACGTAAGAGTAAGTTAACTTAGCTAGGTAGTCTCTATACTATCAATAATACAGATTTTAACCTCCTAAAAAGTATTAAACAATTCCCAACAATCATAATAAATCAAGCTCTTATCGGTGATCTACCCCATATCAGATTACGGTTGTTAGTGAAGAAAAGGTCACATGACCTTAGTTAACGGTAAAACGGAAAAAATTTCAGAACCtgccttcttcttcttccccAAAAATATACAGAAAAGATATAGAATAGCCATAAAAACACAGTTTTAAATCCTAGAATGACAATGTGTATTCAAATCTATttgatataaataatttaagCTACTAACTGTAATGCGTTCTAGAAAATcgaccaaaaaaaaaaagtttgaaaaa contains:
- the MRP8 gene encoding Mrp8p (Mitochondrial ribosomal protein; ortholog of S. cerevisiae Mrp8; transcript induced in hyphal form; mutant is viable; flow model and rat catheter biofilm repressed), producing MSELSKLNEAKAKVAELEALVKKQASVMVQARQKLVDVELRNKKNQAAQNINQQPALDLTDYVNNDDIVQLVTELQTQLDALEARTMRRTYNATVQGDDEKLAPITNKDGDLPDFALPVTLKEFKSLEKIDLIRLGVFYEIILPDGEEIDHALQQTNSKEAILDINKKKDIIELSKNFDEDQANEIYDELARYFGIKHRRNSDGW
- a CDS encoding Sec63 complex subunit (Ortholog(s) have protein transporter activity, role in filamentous growth, posttranslational protein targeting to membrane, translocation and Sec62/Sec63 complex localization), which gives rise to MAEETVTPEPEIVKISVFTPLIYVGVVLSIFITFSIIYRKRRLQSLTKVEPLFKENYTAVLYQHLKDQYTNKDLPKDQRPHEKVMKAALLRRAVEAIRRSMKLKENEPVFNKLYQNGLIGDDIFKQYQIQIKFQELELKDIVTECETYKKGWVQTFFPLAQEICFNEALRRRLKASDDRAETFSKLWETYADKSEKSLESAKKVESKKTVEAVKAEETKDKVAEISEKVEDVKEEKEQEQEADEKHQGGDNDSSKSKKKKKNNKAKKN
- the ATG1 gene encoding serine/threonine protein kinase (Putative protein serine/threonine kinase; predicted role in vesicle formation in autophagy and the cytoplasm-to-vacuole targeting (Cvt) pathway; Spider biofilm induced), translated to MIPQSNPTAQRRSGDAQNTNNVAPNSVATTTDTALTASTQSGSSSNNANKKLEYIGVYKIGPEIGKGSFATVYKCIDTTNNKAVAIKSVYRSKLKSKKLLENLEIEIQILKSMKHPHIVGLLDYKQTTSYFHLVMDYCSMGDLSYFIRRRNNLVKSHPVISSLLHCYPSPEGSHGLNEVLVLHFLRQLSSALQFLRDKSLVHRDIKPQNLLLCPPVHSKQEFIDGEFVGMWELPILKIADFGFARFLPSTSMAETLCGSPLYMAPEILRYEKYNAKADLWSVGAVLYEMTVGKPPFKAGNHIELLKNIEKANDKIKFPSAAQVPEPLKQLIRSLLKYNPTERISFNEFFNDSLITCDLDDNDQPLETSQMDENLFISEYISPIAPAERSQFFKEQKKNDSVVRSPSPTTATTATPRQDNVVQQMTKITSPVPDDFALSIARNSSEFNLKKDDMNLEKDYVVVEKRAVEVNALADELAHAGAGADAIPNSRKNSDVDQTNRLASSQQQTETASYRRSSSSGSQKRPSFSERRISLSLSPTNALTKAIGLASNRLFGLTTNSSHSNVSAIAEDDDSSTSNNDASSFSTVIPSTNNHVLLQKLNLATIGEPGTEFDLGSVSNLDEQILDKLELIANIANAVNLYADVKFSQIIPSPPSSDGIEDDTEMLPPKIIHMISQEGIGLYIKTLSLLGRAMDIAGQWWFEKYDAVHGERPSFETTVRINQIVQWIREKYNISLERLEFLKSKSDFTAEETIEDNEPNGTTRVQQAIFAAALGIARETALKELLRNSTDIECSYVTSIYMLLAILEDLEESDRQEVKKIIEKINSRLKNFMGK
- the FGR3 gene encoding Fgr3p (SUMO E3 ligase for Wor1, involved in CO2-mediated white-opaque phenotypic switching; mutations affect filamentous growth; lacks an ortholog in S. cerevisiae), which produces MARLRRVRGPKLSTDKVSIVHEMGRKYKHAKILVTIRLDPTRLKSISRSPSNGTEMENSNETTNEKDSNAETLPPMSSGLSETATPKNNDAGEDISDSEISSMDNELMDFLTEHSVLVTPGRPLIPNQPETAPTTEKNQEKKPSGKLSSVSPKKQPNSSIPDSPSVDETYKILPRNVSPIVRNELHSIEDEFAPVDRMVFSLRDPLGGGRINLPVKSTSCIHFQCFDYENFCLFNKISTATKEITRRNLVQSNRAYLARIQQQVNQQPTVSSSFPFSSQNSQFPNPTSNPNVSNKLPVALPGNNGTHNYLVLPTFHSNFTLNNRINNNNIYNSNSGHSSQSGEITSLYNRLGEPYIKVINNPKPEHSSRFVTPCHKFPMYKCPICDTQFPLSELCISDGFNYFIRATPKEIDRVELLIGLDKYRLIDDNRKTPAPTGEKKEQSAEVIVLTSDEEDEDDRNPVVSQTPVKTKKRFNFYERAQELLHQETDNEIHYGDGESWDDPIVLD